In Castanea sativa cultivar Marrone di Chiusa Pesio chromosome 6, ASM4071231v1, a single window of DNA contains:
- the LOC142638369 gene encoding serine/threonine-protein kinase ZRK1-like: MSKGRKEKERAFFENGSMVLEKLIALCNGKSIPIRSFSDEELKQATNNYDARLVIVQDELYWKWYKGSLDGQLVSIRKFEGGVHITEGRDSSNYVINDLVISAKMSAHKNVLKLIGCCLETRPPILVHEFAANGSLANRIQGTLGSQQHQPLTWASRLKIAREIAHAISYLHTAFSRPIIHRDINMRNIFLDQHDVAKLSNFDFSILVPEGETHVQVDFLSWCVRNMSLEYFATGKVTEKADVYSFGVFLLELVTGKNSNDFPQLNNGERVDFSEPKNDCVGLVVCMQNGAQGRCIVDPTILAGEGRASTIEQQLQAVVDLAITCRKRDSEIRPTMVDVTKELTQIERLVL; encoded by the coding sequence ATGAGTAAGGgtagaaaggaaaaagagagagcatTTTTTGAGAATGGAAGCATGGTACTAGAAAAGCTGATTGCCTTATGTAATGGCAAGTCCATTCCCATTCGTAGCTTCTCTGATGAAGAGCTCAAGCAAGCAACCAACAACTATGATGCTCGTCTTGTTATAGTCCAAGATGAGTTGTACTGGAAATGGTACAAGGGTTCTCTTGACGGCCAACTTGTTTCCATTAGGAAATTTGAAGGCGGTGTACATATTACAGAAGGCCGGGACTCGTCCAACTACGTCATCAATGATCTAGTGATTTCTGCAAAGATGAGCGCTCACAAAAATGTACTAAAGCTTATAGGATGCTGCCTTGAGACTCGACCTCCCATTTTAGTACATGAATTTGCTGCAAATGGTAGCCTTGCCAATCGAATCCAGGGCACTCTTGGCAGTCAACAACATCAGCCATTAACATGGGCAAGCAGGTTAAAGATTGCAAGGGAGATTGCTCATGCAATTTCATATCTCCATACTGCATTCTCTAGACCCATCATCCACAGGGATATAAATATGCGAAATATCTTCTTAGACCAACATGATGTTGCCAAATTATCCAACTTCGACTTTTCTATATTAGTCCCTGAAGGTGAGACTCACGTTCAAGTTGATTTCTTGTCTTGGTGTGTAAGAAACATGTCTCTTGAGTATTTTGCTACGGGTAAGGTAACGGAGAAAGCTGATGTTTATAGCTTTGGGGTATTTCTTTTAGAACTTGTAACAGGTAAGAATTCAAATGATTTTCCCCAATTGAATAATGGTGAACGTGTGGACTTCTCCGAACCAAAAAATGATTGTGTTGGATTAGTAGTATGTATGCAAAATGGTGCTCAAGGTCGTTGCATTGTGGATCCTACAATCTTGGCCGGGGAAGGGAGAGCTAGTACTATAGAGCAACAATTGCAAGCAGTGGTAGACCTTGCCATCACATGTAGAAAAAGAGACTCAGAGATAAGACCAACTATGGTAGATGTTACCAAAGAACTCACGCAGATTGAGAGGCTTGTcctataa